CATTAACCTCATCTGGTGCTTTCTTCCCTGGACCTAATTTCATCTTTCTTCAAAAAATGATTATATCAGTCGTTTATATTCTTTATCAAGTTATTGATTTCCTCACTGATAAGGCTTATTTTCTCATCTCTTAGAAATTTTTCAATCTCTTTCTCATATGTTTGAATAATTTCCTTAACATCATAACCTAGACTAGCATATCTTTTTGCTTGTAAATAAGTTGATAATCTATCACATAATTTAGCTATTTTCCCTTCTAAAGTCTTACCCTCTTTATATTCCTGAAATAACTCTTCATCAAGGCCTAGTTCATTAAAGGCTTCAACTTCAAGGTCTTCTTTTTGATTAATTCTATCAGAGGTCCATTTAGGTAAATCTCCTACAATACTTTCAGCTGAATCATGAAATAAGGCTATTACCGAAGCTCTTTCTGGATTAATCTCTATTCCCTTCTCTTTTAATTTTTTTGCAAGAAAATATGCTAATACAGCAGCTTCCCAGCTGTGTTGGGAGACAGTTTCTCCCATTGCTGGTGGTATACCTCTTTGCATCCAACCAGTTCTTACTAGGTTTTTACACCCTACTATGACTCTTTCCAAATTCATGAGTGAAAAATAAGAAAATCAGTTTATATTTTTACACACGTAGTTAAGTAAATCTATTAATGAATCTATATCTTCTGTCCAAATCCTTATCATGGCTTCTTTTCCTTTCATACCCTTATCGAAAATTACATTAGGAATGTTATGAGAAATCTCGTATACGTAATCTATTATCCATTGCATACTTTTTCCCTCAATATTATATTCTGGTTCTTTTTCTCTATCTACTTCTATTATATCTAATCCATATTTACCTAGAAGTTTGATTATATTCTCATCATACCTTATATTAATGAGTGATGTCGCCCTTTTACCTTTTTGTATTATAGCATATAATAACCTTGCAGTATGTGTAGGTTTGCCAAAAACTATAGGAAATCCTATATTGACTTTATTGTCCCAGTTTTTTACTATCCTATTCTTAAATGTAGCAATATCATTAAGGTCTTTAACATAAGAAGAAGGTATAGAATGAGCTAAATTCGATTGAACCTCTGGTATTAACTTATAAAAGTTGGCAGTAGATTGAACAAAATCAGCAAATTTATTCATATCTTCAATAACTTGGTATTTAAAAGAGTTCTTTTCCAAAAAAATTAGAGGATCAATAGGTCCTATCCCTTTTCCAATATCTAGTCCGTATTCTATTGAAACTTGAAGGATATCTCTTGCAATCCTAAATGCGTTTTCCACACTATTCCCCTTTGTAATTTCAGCAGATAGTATTGTCGAAAAAACGCTTCCAGTACCATGAGTATTCTTTTGATTTATTCTCTTATAGCCTAAAATTAGATAAT
The nucleotide sequence above comes from Sulfurisphaera javensis. Encoded proteins:
- a CDS encoding HD family hydrolase, which translates into the protein MNLERVIVGCKNLVRTGWMQRGIPPAMGETVSQHSWEAAVLAYFLAKKLKEKGIEINPERASVIALFHDSAESIVGDLPKWTSDRINQKEDLEVEAFNELGLDEELFQEYKEGKTLEGKIAKLCDRLSTYLQAKRYASLGYDVKEIIQTYEKEIEKFLRDEKISLISEEINNLIKNIND
- the thiD gene encoding bifunctional hydroxymethylpyrimidine kinase/phosphomethylpyrimidine kinase, whose amino-acid sequence is MRKPTALSIAGIDTGNGAGAETDIKVYEMLGVHGTLVITAITAQNTTGVKDILVVNKEFFEKQMKVILEDFNINNVKIGMIYNKDQYEIVKKYLDGKIIVTDPVLFAKDGTQLIKDVDDYKRIILPITSVLTPNAVEASYFSEMKINTINDAKKASKIISEKYNIPYVIIKGGHLNEEFSLDVLYNSMKDNYLILGYKRINQKNTHGTGSVFSTILSAEITKGNSVENAFRIARDILQVSIEYGLDIGKGIGPIDPLIFLEKNSFKYQVIEDMNKFADFVQSTANFYKLIPEVQSNLAHSIPSSYVKDLNDIATFKNRIVKNWDNKVNIGFPIVFGKPTHTARLLYAIIQKGKRATSLINIRYDENIIKLLGKYGLDIIEVDREKEPEYNIEGKSMQWIIDYVYEISHNIPNVIFDKGMKGKEAMIRIWTEDIDSLIDLLNYVCKNIN